The following are encoded together in the Manduca sexta isolate Smith_Timp_Sample1 chromosome 22, JHU_Msex_v1.0, whole genome shotgun sequence genome:
- the LOC115442647 gene encoding vacuolar protein-sorting-associated protein 36: MDRFEYIDARLFEGENYVKRDKNVKIYDGEDKTQFTDGEVVLTTHRILWGKPGDIPKGLTCLALHLYYVFCLEEESGGVFGLGGPKRIILHLGPALPGKRPGPAVVSPFHFVKFSFKDGIDPAFYKALTEAVAAKAWERTSTAVSPVSAGSPSSSHKPIVPVNSKMRSGIVGIERSIEEQHRATDESITVAFKDLTKLMEKAKEMVAISKNISTKIREKQGDISEDDTIRFKSYLMSLGIDDPVTRDAFRSDSEYYMGLAQQISDMMVAVLMDCGGIMSLADVWCRVNRARGLELISPEDLLNACKLLQTIGAPMSLRKFPSGACVLQLNSNRDEEVAKTTSNLLEENGFLTPEKLSQIASVSVLLARERLFTTERLGFACRDESIEGLAFYPNRFLNA, from the exons atggatAGATTCGAATATATTGATGCTCGTTTATTTGAGGGAGAAAATTACGTTAAAAGAGACAAAAATGTTAAGATATATGATGGAGAAGATAAG ACTCAATTCACGGATGGCGAAGTGGTATTGACCACACACAGGATACTGTGGGGAAAGCCTGGGGACATACCTAAAGGCCTTACGTGTTTGGCACTtcatttgtattatgttttttgtttggaaGAAGAAAGTGGTGGAGTATTTGGTCTGGGAGGCCCTAAAAGAATCATACTGCATCTAGGGCCTGCACTTCcag GAAAGAGACCAGGGCCAGCCGTAGTTAGCCCATTTCATTTTGTGAAGTTCTCTTTCAAAGATGGCATTGATCCAGCATTTTATAAAGCACTTACTGAAGCCGTAGCAGCCAAAGCATGGGAGAGAACCAGCACTGCAGTATCTCCTGTCAGTGCTGGAAGCCCTTCCTCAAGTCACAAACCAATAGTACCTGTGAATTCCAAAATGCGATCTGGAATTGTTGGTATTGAAAGAAGCATAGAGGAACAACACAGAGCCACAGATGAGAGCATCACTGTTGCTTTCAAAGATCTCACCAAACTTATGGAGAAAGCAAAAGAAATGGTGGctatatccaaaaatatatccACTAAGATTAGG GAAAAACAAGGAGATATATCTGAAGATGACACAATCAGATTCAAGTCTTACCTCATGAGCTTAGGTATAGATGACCCGGTAACTAGGGATGCATTTAGATCAGATTCTGAATATTACATGGGCTTAGCTCAACAAATATCTGACATGATGGTGGCTGTTTTAATG GATTGTGGTGGAATAATGTCATTGGCAGATGTTTGGTGCCGTGTCAATAGGGCAAGAGGTCTAGAACTGATATCTCCAGAAGATTTGCTAAATGCCTGCAA aCTACTGCAAACAATTGGCGCACCAATGTCACTGAGAAAATTCCCAAGTGGTGCATGTGTGTTACAACTAAACAGTAACAGAGATGAAGAAGTTGCTAAAACGACTAGTAATTTG cttGAAGAGAATGGTTTCTTAACACCGGAAAAGTTGTCCCAAATCGCCAGTGTTTCAGTGTTGTTGGCGCGCGAACGACTCTTCACAACTGAGCGTCTTGGGTTTGCATGCAGAGACGAATCCATAGAGGGGTTGGCTTTCTACCCCAATCGATTCCTGAATGcctaa
- the LOC115442639 gene encoding piRNA biogenesis protein EXD1, with amino-acid sequence MEKLYMKGELIQVHTKNCEVFEGRFYGMTNDKSKISLYDVKELPQGDTSDGIFHYYDNEIRDIVKLQEPTEQKILKISQKECEEIIKVSKKYIYINQVDNTFHEAMTDLNQYNYIALSTDGAGMGRKCKMPFLVLSTVQQIYIFDIQVMQYHAFDAGLKKILESDIPKKIVHDCRKISDCLYHKHNVKLKSVFDTQVGDLIIMKNKKGCLPSKVKTLSECLNTYLGLQQNTIDDKLDIIQCTERPLAMKIKDSLAKNIAFLHRLSEIISEEMQLPFYRGVEYYVENVRSCDDFKAWELCGKLTQVPKDFKSAIEY; translated from the exons ATGGAGAAACTGTACATGAAAGGAGAACTCATACAAGTCCACACAAAAAACTGCGAAGTATTCGAAGGTAGGTTCTACGGGATGACAAATGACAAGTCTAAAATATCGCTGTACGACGTCAAGGAGTTGCCTCAAGGCGACACAAGTGATGGTATATTCCATTACTATGACAATGAAATCAGGGACATAGTCAAACTGCAAGAACCAActgaacaaaaaatactaaaaatatcacaaaaggAATGTGAGGAAATTATTAAAGTGtcaaagaaatacatttatataaatcaaGTTGACAACACATTTCATGAAGCGATGACTGATTTGAACCAGTACAACTACATTGCCCTCAGCACTGATGGAGCAGGTATGGGCAGGAAATGCAAAATGCCATTTTTGGTGCTGTCTACAGTACAACAGATCTACATATTTGACATACAAGTGATGCAATATCATGCTTTTGATGCTGGCCTGAAAAAAATTCTAGAGAGTGATATCCCAAAAAAGATTGTCCATGACTGCAGAAAGATATCTGACTGCTTATATCACAAACACAATGTTAAACTGAAATCAGTATTTGATACACAG gTGGGTGATCtcattattatgaaaaacaagAAAGGATGCTTGCCGAGTAAGGTCAAAACTCTTTCTGAATGTTTAAACACCTACCTTGGATTGCAACAGAATACTATTGATGATAAG ctTGACATAATTCAGTGCACTGAACGTCCACTAGCAATGAAAATCAAGGACAGTCTTGCTAAGAATATAGCATTTTTACATCGGTTATCAGAAATAATAAGTGAAGAAATGCAACTGCCGTTTTACAGAGGTGtagaatattatgttgaaaatgTGCGGTCTTGTGATGACTTTAAGGCTTGGGAACTTTGTGGTAAACTCACCCAAGTACCAAAAGATTTCAAGAGCgcaattgaatattaa
- the LOC115442640 gene encoding uncharacterized protein LOC115442640: MIKIHHCIFFIFLIGAATNGVFDISQVKNKILQWKSQKIAALCPSNGVKLQNLLNLVCSTAQPTNVTLRDNCITCFSRVTAMQEGPQELNALSTCATQYFTNTSYATCATALMALSTSALNVQPSGCYMGYCDFVRCLRRTNSINLITQCTREARTGVNITLDADNVRFYTNVTSCILAKARCGSFNPITGDPQVPGYTSSGSRVSNALQFSTAGELRILAFSANTAVANSFCSSLSNLTETSWLTNVC; encoded by the exons atgatcaaaattcATCACTGCATTTTCTTCATATTTcta atTGGAGCTGCAACAAATggagtatttgatataagtcaagttaaaaataaaatattacaatggaAATCGCAAAAAATTGCAGCGCTTTGTCCATCAAATGG tgtaaaactacaaaatttattgaatttggtaTGTAGTACCGCTCAGCCCACTAATGTTACTTTACGTGATAATTGTATAACGTGTTTCTCGCGGGTAACTGCTATGCAAGAG GGCCCTCAAGAATTGAATGCATTGAGCACTTGTGCGACTCAATACTTTACGAATACATCATATGCTACTTGTGCTACAGCTCTCATG GCATTATCTACATCTGCTTTAAATGTACAACCATCGGGATGCTACATGGGGTATTGTGATTTTGTGCGATGTCTACGCAGGACAAACTCTATTAACCTG ataacTCAATGTACCAGGGAAGCAAGGACAGGAGTTAATATAACTTTAGATGCTGATAATGTTCGATTTTATACAAACGTTACTTCCTGTATATTAGCCAAAGCTCGGTGTGGTTCATTTAATCCAATCACTGGTGACCCCCAAGTACCGGGTTATACTTCTTCAGGATCAAGAGTTAGCAACGCTCTACAATTTTCCACCGCTGGCGAACTAAGAATACTGGCATTTTCAGCAAACACTGCTGTTGCGAATTCATTTTGTTCATCTTTGAGTAATCTAACAGAAACAAGTTGGTTGACTAATGTTTGTTAA